The genome window GCGGCCGGGGAATGCCATTCCGGCACAGCTGACCATCTGCCAGACCGGAACCAGGCGGGAATGAATCTCCAACGCCTCATCAATCCGGCCGGCCTGGACCGCATCCCACTGCTGAACGCACAGCTCGGGGAACACAGTCAGAATCGCGGAAATCGATCCGGTCGCTTTCAGCAGATAATCAAAAACCAGCATATCGTCCTGCGCGCCGTACACATTCGTCAGTGCCCCGCAGGTCGACATCATTGCATTAAATCCGTGCATCCCGCCGACGCTCTGCTTAATCCCCATCACATTACGGATCTGAGAAATATCCATCATCATCTCAGGAGTGATCGGATTCTGCGCAATCACATTATAGATAATGATTGGAAGATCCGTCGCGCCGGAGAGATCCTGATAAAACGAATAATTTCCGCGGGCATCAGTGCCATGGTAAAAAGTCGGCGTAACCATCAGCGCATCCGCCCCGGCGGCAACGGCGCGCGTTGCAGCCCGCACGGCATCCCGCGTGGAGTTGCGGATAATGCCGCAAACCAGCGGGCAGCGGCCGGCGGCTTCGTCTGAAAGAATCTCCAAACCACGCACCAGTTCATCGTCCAAAAGCAACGCGCCCTCGCCGGTACTGCCGCCCAGACTCAAGCCGTGCACCCCCGCATCGAGCAAAAAACGAACCTCGCTGCGCAACGCAGATTCATCGACTTCACCTTCTGCATCAAACGGCGTAACCAACGGCGGAATCACTCCCTGAATACTCATAAAACAACCTCCTGCAAAAAAACTCTACTTCACATACTGTCGATTTGATAAATGCGATTAAATCACACGA of Tichowtungia aerotolerans contains these proteins:
- a CDS encoding dihydrodipicolinate synthase family protein; its protein translation is MSIQGVIPPLVTPFDAEGEVDESALRSEVRFLLDAGVHGLSLGGSTGEGALLLDDELVRGLEILSDEAAGRCPLVCGIIRNSTRDAVRAATRAVAAGADALMVTPTFYHGTDARGNYSFYQDLSGATDLPIIIYNVIAQNPITPEMMMDISQIRNVMGIKQSVGGMHGFNAMMSTCGALTNVYGAQDDMLVFDYLLKATGSISAILTVFPELCVQQWDAVQAGRIDEALEIHSRLVPVWQMVSCAGMAFPGRVKKLLELLGRTGGLPRKPVLEPEPDVTAQLRYALEQANLLPEELPEVRV